In Nocardioides sp. JQ2195, a genomic segment contains:
- a CDS encoding siderophore-interacting protein, with amino-acid sequence MPTQLTVRSTEQLTPHLVRVHFSGDLAGFADSVDTDRYVKLIFQQPGVDHPDPLDLNALRGTLPPEQMPILRTYTVRSLDVPAGTLAIDFVVHGDEGVAGPWAAAAQPGDVILANGPGGGYAPRPDVDWHLLGSDEAGLPAVAAAIESLPAGAVARVLVEVADEDDVIELGEGENVEVTWLLRGAASHDVPDDRAGRHAPLVQAIRDLEWLPGTVQVFVHGEAAAVMHGVRPFLFKEKGLPRDAVSISGYWRRGRTEEGFREWKQDLARSEA; translated from the coding sequence TTGCCCACCCAGCTCACCGTCCGCTCCACCGAGCAGCTGACGCCGCACCTGGTGCGGGTCCACTTCTCCGGAGACCTGGCCGGCTTCGCCGACAGTGTCGACACCGACCGCTACGTGAAGCTGATCTTCCAGCAACCCGGAGTCGACCACCCCGACCCGTTGGACCTGAATGCGCTGCGGGGCACCCTCCCACCTGAACAGATGCCGATCCTGCGCACCTACACCGTCCGCAGCCTCGACGTCCCAGCAGGCACGCTGGCGATCGACTTCGTGGTGCACGGCGACGAGGGTGTCGCCGGCCCATGGGCTGCCGCGGCCCAGCCCGGCGACGTGATCCTCGCCAACGGCCCCGGCGGTGGCTACGCCCCCCGACCCGACGTCGACTGGCACCTGCTGGGCAGCGACGAGGCCGGCCTGCCCGCGGTGGCTGCCGCGATCGAGTCACTCCCCGCTGGCGCCGTGGCACGGGTCCTGGTCGAGGTGGCCGACGAGGACGACGTCATCGAGCTCGGCGAGGGCGAGAACGTGGAGGTCACGTGGCTCCTGCGCGGGGCCGCGTCGCACGACGTACCGGACGACCGGGCGGGGCGGCATGCCCCGCTGGTTCAGGCGATCCGCGACCTCGAGTGGCTGCCGGGGACGGTCCAGGTCTTCGTCCACGGGGAGGCCGCAGCGGTCATGCACGGGGTCCGTCCCTTCCTGTTCAAGGAGAAGGGGCTGCCTCGAGACGCGGTCTCGATCTCGGGGTACTGGCGTCGCGGACGTACCGAGGAGGGCTTCCGGGAGTGGAAGCAGGACCTGGCCCGGAGCGAGGCCTGA
- a CDS encoding DMT family transporter, which produces MRESTTTRLATLALLGMAAMWGSTFYLIKDLSDRISALDFLAVRFPIATVALVLLFPRALGRLSSQSRRQAVVLGVLYAGAQVAQTVGLAHTAASVSGFITGLYVVCTPLLAALLLRSRIGRLTWLAVAMAIVGITVLTLQPSGLAFGYGEGLTLLSAVIYALHIVGLGAWSRRDEAMGMAIVQLAVISVVCFVGAAPNGITIPDNGGDWISIVYMAVGAGALAMAGQTWAQAHLTPTRSAIVMSMEPVFAAFFAVLAGGEDLTARLLTGGLLVFGAMLVVELMPRRKIEGEVTHIAV; this is translated from the coding sequence GTGAGGGAGAGCACGACCACCCGCCTTGCCACCCTGGCTCTTCTCGGCATGGCGGCCATGTGGGGTTCGACGTTCTACCTCATCAAGGACCTCTCCGACCGGATCAGTGCGCTCGACTTCCTGGCGGTCCGCTTCCCGATCGCGACCGTGGCCCTGGTCCTGCTCTTCCCCCGGGCCCTGGGGCGCCTGTCGTCGCAGTCACGGCGCCAGGCGGTCGTCCTCGGGGTGCTCTATGCCGGCGCCCAGGTGGCCCAGACGGTCGGCCTGGCGCACACCGCAGCATCCGTCTCGGGCTTCATCACCGGCCTCTACGTCGTGTGCACGCCGTTGCTCGCCGCCCTGCTCCTCCGCTCACGCATCGGCCGGTTGACCTGGCTCGCCGTGGCCATGGCGATCGTCGGGATCACCGTCCTCACCCTGCAGCCCAGTGGCCTGGCCTTCGGGTACGGCGAGGGCCTCACGCTGCTCAGCGCGGTGATCTATGCACTCCACATCGTCGGGCTGGGTGCCTGGTCGCGCAGGGACGAGGCGATGGGCATGGCGATCGTGCAGCTGGCGGTGATCTCCGTCGTGTGCTTCGTCGGGGCGGCCCCCAACGGCATCACCATCCCGGACAACGGCGGCGACTGGATCAGCATCGTCTACATGGCGGTCGGGGCAGGGGCCCTCGCCATGGCTGGCCAGACCTGGGCGCAGGCCCACCTGACGCCGACCCGCAGCGCGATCGTCATGAGCATGGAGCCGGTGTTCGCGGCGTTCTTCGCGGTCCTGGCCGGCGGCGAGGACCTCACTGCGCGACTTCTCACCGGCGGGCTGCTGGTCTTCGGCGCGATGCTCGTCGTGGAGCTGATGCCGCGCCGCAAGATCGAGGGCGAGGTCACGCACATCGCCGTCTGA
- the aroF gene encoding 3-deoxy-7-phosphoheptulonate synthase encodes MVVVMSPEATDEDIARVVSRVEGVGGEAFVSKGVVRTIIGLVGNIESFHHLNLRTLRGVADVHRISDPYKLVSRQHHSERSTVWVGPEGKQVPIGPESFTFLAGPCAVESAEQTVEAARMAQSAGATILRGGAFKPRTSPYAFQGLGVKGLEILADVRAATGMPVVTEVIDARDVAVVAEYADMLQIGTRNAANFALLQAVGDVGKPVLLKRGMTATIEEWLMAAEYVAQRGNLDIVLCERGIRTFEPATRNTLDISAVPVVQATSHLPIIVDPSHAAGRKDLVVPLSRAAIAVGADGVIVDVHPKPETALCDGPQALLGTELRELAQAVRRLPGVVGRVDASTLTR; translated from the coding sequence ATGGTTGTGGTGATGTCGCCCGAGGCGACCGATGAGGACATCGCCCGCGTCGTCTCGCGAGTCGAGGGTGTCGGCGGCGAGGCGTTCGTGTCCAAGGGCGTGGTCCGCACCATCATCGGCCTGGTCGGCAACATCGAGTCGTTCCACCACCTGAACCTCCGGACGCTCCGGGGCGTCGCCGACGTCCACCGCATCTCCGACCCCTACAAGCTGGTCAGTCGCCAGCACCACTCCGAGCGGTCCACCGTCTGGGTCGGCCCCGAGGGCAAGCAGGTGCCGATCGGCCCGGAGTCGTTCACCTTCCTCGCCGGGCCGTGCGCCGTGGAGAGCGCCGAGCAGACCGTCGAGGCCGCGCGCATGGCGCAGTCGGCCGGCGCCACGATCCTGCGTGGTGGTGCGTTCAAGCCCCGCACATCGCCGTACGCCTTCCAGGGCCTGGGGGTGAAGGGTCTGGAGATCCTCGCCGACGTCCGGGCAGCCACCGGGATGCCGGTGGTCACCGAGGTCATCGACGCCCGGGACGTCGCCGTGGTCGCGGAGTACGCCGACATGCTCCAGATCGGCACCAGGAACGCTGCCAACTTCGCGCTGCTCCAGGCCGTGGGTGACGTCGGCAAGCCGGTCCTGCTCAAGCGCGGCATGACGGCCACCATCGAGGAGTGGCTGATGGCCGCGGAGTACGTCGCCCAGCGCGGCAACCTCGACATCGTGCTGTGCGAGCGGGGCATCCGCACCTTCGAACCGGCCACCCGCAACACCCTCGACATCTCGGCAGTCCCGGTCGTCCAGGCGACCAGCCACCTGCCGATCATCGTGGATCCGTCCCACGCCGCCGGACGCAAGGATCTTGTCGTCCCCCTCTCGCGGGCGGCGATCGCAGTCGGTGCTGACGGCGTCATCGTCGACGTGCATCCCAAGCCGGAGACCGCGCTGTGCGACGGGCCGCAGGCCCTGCTGGGCACCGAGCTGCGCGAGCTGGCCCAAGCCGTCCGTCGACTCCCCGGAGTGGTCGGCCGCGTGGACGCCTCGACGCTCACCCGCTGA
- a CDS encoding SRPBCC family protein, with amino-acid sequence MTGHVIHLDIEIEAPPEIVWQVLTDLPHADHILRSVKQVEPLGAPGYDVGTTWRETRAMFGHHGEEEMHVVESVKPHRTMHETRLGHDRIRTAFSLQSHAGGRTKLLVTANIDTSERNKAEDMMWHIWGGWGFSATRRMLNHDLEDIKSEAEARVV; translated from the coding sequence ATGACCGGACACGTGATCCACCTCGACATCGAGATCGAGGCACCCCCTGAGATCGTCTGGCAGGTGCTCACCGACCTGCCGCATGCCGACCACATCCTGCGCAGCGTCAAGCAGGTCGAGCCGCTCGGTGCCCCCGGCTACGACGTCGGGACGACGTGGCGCGAGACCCGGGCGATGTTCGGCCACCACGGTGAGGAGGAGATGCACGTCGTCGAGTCGGTCAAGCCCCATCGCACGATGCACGAGACCAGGCTCGGCCACGACCGCATCCGCACCGCCTTCTCGCTGCAGTCGCACGCCGGTGGTCGCACCAAGCTCCTGGTGACCGCCAACATCGACACCTCCGAGCGCAACAAGGCCGAGGACATGATGTGGCACATCTGGGGCGGGTGGGGCTTCAGCGCGACCCGCCGGATGCTCAACCACGACCTGGAGGACATCAAGTCCGAGGCCGAGGCCCGCGTCGTCTGA
- a CDS encoding zinc ribbon domain-containing protein, whose translation MSQCPQCGTATTEGQPFCGACGATLATQTPAPDPDAGKTQIREQRPSAQQPGQGQWGQPAAPQQPAPQSPPQQQWGQQPPAPQHQPQHQPPGQPQWGQPQAPQGHYAPQGQQQYAGPQGQQYPAPQGQYAGPQGGGKGVGFDFSRMLAGNWVGAAGVAGAALAVAFIGSALFAFTTMEKFDFVEALAMTIITTVSVFGANSVVHNEGGDGDFSFEATQNLGQFPLLVTVLAFAAAVWMFRRMTAAHRNVVDGLLDAARAALILTLGVTILAIVMRIWSPEITGYIDDESSDIDTGPSGLGFLSGDSLYNHIGGAIFVTLLLTLTVLAITCFVRRDWLSEKAQLVNDWLRVPMIGIAAVAAVTALAGVIYLIAIIVGNDDARGFGEIMRLIAVTPALGLRLVSLGVFSNVGWAGSGDGEDEEKFDRLGGFADDNGVLFWIAPLIALAVMAAGVYAVVMKSLDKTKIMRHTLVYLGLLLIAMPFLVRFSNAHIGAEQEFDGDSSDFDLWMGVDGFQTTMFFFLFSIVVAAVVLLVTGNLDVNAIKAKASSFQSQPGAQPGQQQWGQQPGTGPQQPQQGGQWGQPQPPQQGGQQWGQQPGTGPQQPQQGGQWGQPQPPQQGGQQWGQQPGTGPQQPQQGGQWGQPQPPQQPPYGQQPPQQGGWQPPTQ comes from the coding sequence ATGAGCCAGTGCCCGCAATGCGGTACGGCGACCACGGAAGGCCAGCCCTTCTGCGGCGCATGCGGGGCAACCCTCGCGACGCAGACGCCGGCCCCCGACCCGGACGCGGGGAAGACCCAGATCCGTGAGCAGCGGCCGTCGGCTCAACAGCCCGGCCAGGGACAGTGGGGCCAGCCCGCCGCTCCCCAGCAGCCCGCTCCGCAGAGCCCGCCCCAGCAGCAGTGGGGGCAGCAGCCCCCGGCTCCGCAGCACCAGCCGCAGCACCAGCCGCCGGGCCAGCCGCAGTGGGGCCAGCCTCAGGCTCCGCAGGGCCACTACGCCCCCCAGGGCCAGCAGCAGTACGCCGGCCCGCAGGGCCAGCAGTACCCCGCACCCCAGGGCCAGTACGCCGGCCCGCAGGGTGGCGGCAAGGGCGTGGGATTCGACTTCTCGAGGATGCTGGCCGGCAACTGGGTGGGTGCCGCAGGCGTGGCCGGTGCTGCCCTGGCAGTTGCCTTCATCGGCAGCGCCCTGTTCGCCTTCACGACGATGGAGAAGTTCGACTTCGTCGAGGCCCTGGCCATGACGATCATCACCACCGTCTCCGTGTTCGGCGCGAACAGCGTCGTGCACAACGAGGGAGGTGATGGTGACTTCTCCTTCGAAGCGACGCAGAACCTGGGCCAGTTCCCGCTCCTGGTGACAGTCCTGGCGTTCGCGGCCGCGGTGTGGATGTTCCGTCGGATGACGGCCGCTCACCGCAACGTCGTCGACGGGCTCCTCGACGCCGCGCGGGCAGCGCTGATCCTGACGCTGGGGGTCACGATCCTTGCGATCGTCATGCGGATCTGGTCCCCCGAGATCACCGGGTACATCGACGACGAGTCGTCCGACATCGACACGGGTCCCTCCGGACTGGGATTCCTGAGTGGCGACTCGCTCTACAACCACATCGGCGGCGCCATCTTCGTCACCTTGCTCCTCACGCTGACCGTCCTGGCGATCACTTGCTTCGTCCGCCGCGACTGGCTCTCGGAGAAGGCGCAGCTGGTCAACGACTGGCTGCGGGTCCCGATGATCGGCATTGCGGCCGTGGCAGCGGTGACGGCCCTTGCCGGGGTCATCTACCTGATCGCGATCATCGTCGGCAACGACGACGCCCGCGGCTTCGGCGAGATCATGCGACTGATCGCCGTGACCCCGGCCCTGGGCCTGCGCCTGGTCTCCCTCGGCGTCTTCTCCAACGTGGGATGGGCCGGCAGTGGCGACGGGGAGGACGAGGAGAAGTTCGACCGCCTGGGTGGTTTCGCCGACGACAACGGCGTGCTGTTCTGGATCGCTCCCCTCATCGCGCTGGCCGTCATGGCCGCTGGTGTCTACGCCGTCGTGATGAAGTCGCTCGACAAGACGAAGATCATGCGTCACACGCTGGTCTACCTCGGCCTGTTGCTCATCGCGATGCCTTTCTTGGTGCGGTTCTCGAACGCACACATCGGCGCCGAGCAGGAGTTCGACGGCGACTCCTCCGACTTCGACTTGTGGATGGGCGTCGACGGATTCCAGACGACGATGTTCTTCTTCCTGTTCTCGATCGTGGTCGCCGCGGTGGTCCTGCTGGTCACCGGCAACCTCGATGTCAACGCGATCAAGGCCAAGGCATCGAGCTTCCAGTCGCAGCCCGGTGCCCAGCCCGGGCAGCAGCAGTGGGGCCAGCAGCCCGGCACCGGCCCGCAGCAGCCGCAGCAGGGCGGCCAGTGGGGCCAGCCCCAGCCGCCGCAGCAGGGTGGCCAGCAGTGGGGCCAGCAGCCCGGCACCGGCCCGCAGCAGCCGCAGCAGGGCGGTCAGTGGGGCCAGCCCCAGCCGCCGCAGCAGGGCGGCCAGCAGTGGGGCCAGCAGCCCGGCACCGGCCCGCAGCAGCCGCAGCAGGGCGGCCAGTGGGGCCAGCCCCAGCCGCCGCAGCAGCCGCCGTACGGCCAGCAGCCACCGCAGCAGGGTGGCTGGCAGCCGCCCACGCAGTAG
- a CDS encoding zinc ribbon domain-containing protein, which translates to MEFCKNCGAGLGPGRFCTNCGMPVDQPRTSQPQGTEEAAAEKTSVRLPAVQPDASTGPRFPLYAAPPAQQPQQAPPPLFADEVPTRSPEQRSAAVPPGPAQPSHADEIPVWQPPASPAPPSGSHRSDEPGRRSPLLWLLPLLLVLLLGVGIGTWLGSRDSDDGTAASEDSSQGTGTTRDDDTAAPDDPGPGDDPADPAEAVDLTDQVKASGPAPIKPGTDLSGNRVTYPPANMLDGSPSTAYRLPGDASGRTITLELPDEATIHEVGLVNGYAKTDTTGNRTVDWYPKNRRITEVEWSFDDGTTVTQELRDSTDLQVIRVDAATTRTISLRIVSVSAPGSGPLGKNVTAISTVALRGTTS; encoded by the coding sequence ATGGAATTCTGCAAGAACTGCGGCGCCGGGCTGGGGCCGGGCCGCTTCTGCACGAACTGTGGCATGCCCGTGGACCAGCCGCGCACGTCCCAGCCGCAGGGCACCGAGGAAGCTGCGGCGGAGAAGACCTCGGTCCGGCTGCCGGCCGTGCAACCTGACGCCTCCACGGGCCCCCGCTTTCCCTTGTATGCCGCCCCACCGGCCCAACAGCCGCAGCAGGCGCCTCCCCCGTTGTTCGCCGACGAAGTGCCGACCCGCTCACCGGAACAGCGCTCCGCGGCCGTGCCTCCGGGCCCTGCGCAGCCCTCGCATGCTGACGAGATCCCGGTGTGGCAACCCCCGGCGTCCCCCGCGCCCCCGAGCGGCTCGCACCGCTCCGACGAGCCCGGGAGACGCTCGCCCCTGCTGTGGCTGCTGCCCCTGCTGCTGGTCCTGCTCCTGGGCGTGGGCATCGGGACCTGGCTGGGCAGTCGGGACTCCGACGACGGCACGGCGGCCTCCGAGGACAGCTCCCAGGGGACCGGCACCACCCGGGACGACGACACCGCTGCTCCGGATGACCCGGGTCCCGGCGACGACCCGGCCGACCCCGCCGAGGCGGTCGATCTCACCGATCAGGTGAAGGCTTCGGGTCCCGCCCCGATCAAGCCCGGGACCGACCTGTCCGGCAACAGGGTCACCTACCCGCCGGCCAACATGCTCGACGGCTCGCCGAGTACGGCCTACCGCCTTCCGGGTGATGCCTCCGGACGCACGATCACCCTCGAGCTGCCCGACGAGGCAACCATCCACGAGGTCGGCCTGGTCAACGGCTACGCCAAGACGGACACCACCGGCAACCGCACGGTCGACTGGTACCCCAAGAACCGGCGCATCACCGAGGTCGAGTGGAGCTTCGACGACGGCACCACGGTCACCCAGGAGCTGCGCGACTCGACCGACCTGCAGGTCATCCGTGTCGACGCCGCCACGACGCGCACGATCAGCTTGCGCATCGTCTCGGTCAGCGCCCCGGGCTCCGGGCCGCTGGGCAAGAACGTCACGGCCATCAGCACGGTGGCCCTGCGCGGCACGACCTCCTGA
- a CDS encoding deoxyribonuclease IV, with protein MALRNPIGSHVPVGKGLASGALAKAREIGYETLQVFVGNPRGWAASKGNPAEDRAFREAREDGTRAFIHAPYLVNLGSPTPATYEKSVETVAHNLRRAAEIGAEGVVVHTGSFVDPTGSEEKYAAAMRQVREGLLPLLEAVEDDAAPWLLLEPTAGQGRSLCAGVEDLHPYLSALDFHPKAGICLDTCHVFAAGAPLDETGGTKATVDRIVEIGGPGRLRLIHANDSMDVRGAFKDRHQNIGAGHIGQDAFRDLFAHPATDGVPFVLETPGSREVGSPDLDLLKKLREQARE; from the coding sequence ATGGCCCTGCGCAACCCCATCGGTTCCCACGTCCCGGTCGGCAAGGGATTGGCCTCCGGCGCCCTCGCCAAGGCTCGCGAGATCGGCTACGAGACGCTCCAGGTCTTCGTCGGCAATCCGCGCGGTTGGGCCGCGAGCAAGGGCAACCCCGCGGAGGACAGGGCGTTCCGCGAGGCCCGCGAGGACGGCACTCGCGCGTTCATCCACGCGCCGTACCTGGTGAACCTCGGTTCCCCCACGCCGGCGACCTACGAGAAGTCCGTGGAGACCGTCGCCCACAACCTCAGGCGGGCCGCCGAGATCGGCGCCGAGGGTGTCGTGGTGCACACCGGCTCGTTCGTCGACCCCACCGGATCCGAGGAGAAGTACGCCGCCGCGATGCGCCAGGTGCGCGAGGGCCTCCTCCCCCTCCTCGAGGCAGTCGAGGACGACGCCGCCCCGTGGCTGCTGCTGGAGCCGACCGCCGGGCAGGGTCGATCCCTCTGCGCCGGGGTGGAGGACCTGCATCCCTACCTCTCGGCGCTCGACTTCCACCCCAAGGCGGGCATCTGCCTGGACACCTGCCACGTCTTCGCGGCCGGTGCCCCTCTCGACGAGACGGGTGGCACGAAGGCGACCGTCGACCGGATCGTCGAGATCGGCGGCCCCGGCCGCCTGCGCCTGATCCACGCCAACGACTCCATGGACGTGCGTGGCGCGTTCAAGGACCGGCACCAGAACATCGGCGCCGGCCACATCGGTCAGGACGCCTTCCGCGACCTGTTCGCCCACCCCGCCACCGACGGGGTGCCGTTCGTCCTCGAGACACCGGGCTCGCGCGAGGTCGGGAGTCCCGACCTCGACCTGCTCAAGAAGTTGCGCGAGCAGGCCCGCGAGTGA
- the pknB gene encoding Stk1 family PASTA domain-containing Ser/Thr kinase: MEPGNERDLSDPLIGRLLDNRYRVGRRIASGGMASVYEAHDDRLDRVIALKVMHPGMGDDEEFASRFVREARHAAKLSHPHVVGVYDQGRDRGTIYLAMEYVPGHTLRDVIRKEAPMPPRKALALIDPVLSALAAAHQAKLIHRDIKPENVLISPDDDSGTSRVKVADFGLAKAISADTQHTATGGVLIGTVSYLAPELVVDGRADARADVYAAGVVLYELLTGRKPHEGESPIQIAYKHVHEDVPPPSETVPDIPAYVDALVARATARDRGHRPADARVFLHQVHRVAQALAEGVVDDPELVADLAPPAAREHEEEQFREDTAQDPFDQGEATGELTAGGVQDFPRTSHIDRGAALAGPVARPLHDDPAPDGVPPWSPVDAEPRRRRRGALLLVLALLAALAVGGGAYWFGVARYTTTPSVIELTAAAAQQKIEAAGLEFAEADPEYSEDIRKGLVISTDPGPGDRVLDAGRVTVTISLGKERYDVPKLKGRSEDEAQQAILDAHLDFGRSIPRYHPSVPAGRVIRSNPAAGTSQRPGASVDLILSRGPRPIKVKDWTGKDADRAEEWIEQQDLEVDVTEEFDDDVPEGNVISQSPSSGQLFKGDTVDLVVSKGPQLIEVPRVVGMGQDAATDTLEAAGFRVEVEKHPNYIGLGYVLTSDPGRGTMAPKGSTVTITIV, from the coding sequence CCGGCTGGACCGGGTCATCGCGCTGAAGGTGATGCACCCCGGCATGGGCGACGACGAGGAGTTCGCGAGCCGGTTCGTGCGCGAGGCCCGCCACGCCGCCAAGCTCTCCCACCCCCACGTGGTCGGTGTCTACGACCAGGGGCGCGACCGCGGCACGATCTACCTGGCGATGGAGTACGTCCCCGGCCACACCTTGCGCGACGTGATCCGCAAGGAGGCCCCGATGCCTCCCCGCAAGGCCCTGGCGCTGATCGACCCGGTGCTCTCCGCGCTGGCCGCCGCCCACCAGGCGAAGCTGATCCATCGGGACATCAAGCCCGAGAACGTCCTGATCTCCCCTGACGACGACTCGGGAACGAGTCGGGTCAAGGTCGCCGACTTCGGGTTGGCCAAGGCGATCAGCGCCGACACGCAGCACACCGCGACGGGCGGCGTGCTCATCGGGACCGTCTCCTACCTGGCACCCGAGCTCGTCGTCGACGGACGGGCTGATGCCCGCGCCGACGTCTATGCCGCCGGCGTGGTGCTCTATGAGCTGCTCACCGGCCGCAAGCCCCACGAGGGCGAGTCGCCGATCCAGATCGCCTACAAGCACGTCCACGAGGACGTACCTCCTCCGTCGGAGACCGTGCCCGACATCCCGGCGTACGTCGACGCGCTGGTCGCGCGCGCCACCGCTCGTGATCGCGGACACCGGCCGGCCGACGCGCGGGTGTTCCTGCACCAGGTGCACCGGGTTGCCCAGGCTCTCGCCGAGGGGGTGGTCGACGACCCCGAGCTGGTCGCCGACCTCGCACCACCGGCGGCCCGCGAGCACGAGGAGGAGCAGTTCCGCGAGGACACCGCCCAAGACCCGTTCGACCAGGGCGAAGCCACCGGGGAGCTCACCGCCGGCGGCGTCCAGGACTTCCCCCGCACGAGCCACATCGACCGCGGTGCAGCGCTGGCCGGCCCCGTCGCCCGACCACTTCACGACGATCCCGCACCGGACGGCGTACCCCCCTGGTCCCCGGTCGACGCCGAGCCGAGGCGGCGGCGGCGCGGGGCGCTGCTCCTGGTTCTGGCACTGCTGGCGGCCCTGGCCGTCGGTGGCGGCGCCTACTGGTTCGGGGTTGCCCGCTACACGACCACTCCCAGCGTCATCGAGCTCACCGCCGCGGCCGCGCAGCAGAAGATCGAGGCCGCCGGCCTCGAGTTCGCGGAGGCCGACCCGGAGTACTCCGAGGACATCCGGAAGGGCCTGGTCATCAGCACCGACCCGGGCCCGGGCGACCGGGTGCTCGACGCCGGGAGGGTCACGGTCACGATCTCGCTCGGCAAGGAGCGCTACGACGTGCCGAAGCTGAAGGGCAGGTCCGAGGACGAGGCCCAGCAGGCGATCCTGGATGCCCACCTCGACTTCGGCCGCTCGATCCCCCGCTACCACCCGTCGGTCCCGGCCGGCCGGGTCATCAGGAGCAACCCCGCGGCCGGCACCTCCCAACGCCCCGGTGCGAGCGTCGACCTGATCCTGAGCCGGGGCCCCAGGCCGATCAAGGTCAAGGACTGGACCGGCAAGGATGCCGACCGTGCCGAGGAATGGATCGAGCAACAGGATCTCGAGGTCGACGTCACCGAGGAGTTCGACGACGACGTCCCCGAGGGCAACGTCATCTCGCAGAGCCCGAGCAGCGGCCAGCTCTTCAAGGGCGACACGGTCGACCTCGTGGTCTCGAAGGGCCCTCAGCTGATCGAGGTGCCACGTGTGGTCGGCATGGGCCAGGACGCCGCCACCGACACGTTGGAGGCTGCGGGGTTCCGGGTGGAGGTCGAGAAGCACCCGAACTACATCGGCCTCGGCTACGTGCTGACCTCCGACCCGGGCCGCGGCACCATGGCCCCCAAGGGCAGCACGGTCACGATCACCATCGTCTGA